The sequence GGGGGTACTTCCGGCCCGGCTCGTACCCCGGGGGATAGACCAGGAACATCTGCACCTCGTCGCGGTTCGCGCCCGCGAACGTCACTTCTTCGACCCGTCCTAGGCTCATCCGCGCGAGGAGGGCATCGTTGAGGGTGGTGAGGCTGCGGAAGCGGCTTCCGTCCAGGCCCACCACCGCCAGCTCCGGGGGCCGGCTCAGCGTGGTTTCCGAGAAGACGACTTGCCTGTCGCGCGTGGGCGCCGCCCCCGAGGTGGTGCCTCCGTGGTGAACCTCCTGGGGAGAACCGCCGCGGGCGGGGATCCGATAGAGGTTCGCGCGGGCGCGGACCTCGGCGTGGAAGACCAGGTTCTCCCCGTCCGCGGTCCAGGCCCAGTCCGCGACCGAGTTCTCCCAGCCCTCGGTCAGGACCGTGGTCTTCCCGGTGGTCATGTCCAGGACGGCTAGGCGCGTGTAGTCCGGCCAGCCGTCGCCCCGCCGCTGGAGGCCGTAGGCGACGCGCTTGCCGTCGGGGCTGAACACCGGCCGCACGTCATCCCCGGGGTTGGTGGGGGTGAGATCCTTGACCTCGCCCCCCCCGGCCGGGACCGAGAAGATGTCGTAGTCGAGGGTGGGGTAAGGCTCGGGGGTGCGGTTGGCGGAGAAAACGATCGTGCTTCCGTCGGGGCTGACGTCGAAGGCGCCCGAACCGTCCATGAGCTCGAAGTAGCGCTTCGACCCCGGCAGCAGGTCCGTCACCTTCCGCGTCTCCAGATCGAGGACGAAGACGTGGGGGTACTCGCCCTCCGTGAGCCAGCGGTCCCAGAAGCGGTAGAGCCGGTTGTCGGTGACGTGCGCCCTCACCTTGCTCTTGTCCCGGGCCGCGAGCGCCTTCTTGGTGGCTTCCGGGGCCTCCGCCCCTGCGATGACGGGGGAGACGAAGGCGATGCGCTTGCCGTCGGGAAGCCATTTGGGGTCGGAGACGGAGAGCGGCATGTCCGTGGCCCGCTCCGCCTCGCCCCCGTCCACGCGGATGACGTAGAGCTGCTTGGCCCCATCTCCCTCTCGACGGGAGACGAAGACGATGCGCGTCCCATCCGGGCTCCAGGCGGGCGAAGTGTCCGAGGCCCGGTTGGTGGTGAGCTGGCGTGCGGGCCCCCCCGCCAAAGGCGAGATCCAGATGTCCGCGTTGCCGCGGTCCTCCTCCATGTCGTAGCCCGTGACCGTGTAGGCGACGAACCGACCGTCGGGAGAGAGCACCGGGGCTCCCACCCTCCGGACGGCCCAGAGGTCGTCGACGGTCATGGGCTTGGGGTCGCTGGCGGCGACCGTCGAAGCCGTGAGGGTCAGGGTCAGAAACAAGCGCACGCGCATCCCGTCCTCCCTTTGGACAATCCCGGAATACTACTTCGGGGCTCGAATGGTTACTTCGGCGACGTCCGCTCCGCCCTGCGCGCGGCGCGACGCAGGGCGAGGACCGCCTTCTGGAAGTCCGCGGGCGGAGCGCTCTCCGCTCGCACGGGCGCACCCCCGAGGGGGTGATCGAAGGCCAGAAGGCGGGCGTGGAGCATCTGGCGCGGGACGGCCACCGGAGCGGAGGCGGCGCCTCCTCCATACACGGGGTCGCCGAGGATGGGCAGGCCAACATGGGCGAGGTGGACGCGGATCTGGTGCTGGCGGCCCGTCTCCAGCTCTACCTCCAAGAGGGCCGCCCCCGGAAAGCGCTCGGTCACCGCCCAACGGGTCAGGGCCGGCCGCGACGGTTCGCCCGCGCGAGCCACACGGCGCTTGCCCCCCTCGTAGGCGTGATGCAGGGGAAGGTCCACCACGCCCAGGTCGGCGGGGGGCCGGCCCGCAACGAGGGCGAGGTAGCGCCGCTCGATCCGGTGCGCGCGGAAGAGGACGCGCAGAGCCTCGCGGACGACGGGGGAGAGGGCGAAGGCCACGGCCCCGGAGGTGTCACGGTCGATCCGGTGGACGACGCCGACGTAGGGGCGCCGTGGGCGGAGATGGCGCACGTAGTCCCGGACCCGGGCGAAGACCGTATCCTCCCCCTCCGCCCCCGGGGCGGTGGGGACGGTGAGCAGCCCCGCCGGCTTGTCCACCACCAAGAGGGCCTCGTCCGCGTAGAGAAGGGGCAACGAGAGCCGCGCGCGCGGCAGGGCCCGTCGGTTCGGGTCCCAATGGATGGCCGCGGCCTCCTCCACGCGATGGCCCGCCGCGCGCACAATCTGGCCCGCGAGGGACACCTGCCCCTTTTCAATTGCCTCCCGGGCCCTGCGGCGCGAGAGCCCGGGGTACCGGAGGATGAGGGCGACGTCCAAGCGCATGCCTTTGGGCGGGTCGGGCGGGTAGCGCGCGACCGCGACCCTGAGCCTACCGCAGGGGGAGCCTCGGGAGGAGGGGCTAAGGGCCCGCCGCCTCCCGAGCCGCCGGTCTCGACCCTCCCCTACTCCAGGAAGCCGCGGGCGTCGTCCCAGGCCGCCGGGTCCTGGCCGAAGTACGAGCAAAGCATCGCATATAGCTCACGGTGACGGTCGCGCAGGGCGAGGGGCGTCTCGAAGAAGGCCTCCACGGCTACGGCCAGAAACTCGACGGGGTCGTGGGCACCGTAGGGGTCGAGCGCGGATTTGCCGCGCCGCAGCCGCTCCATCTCCTTCTCGCGGATCTGCAGCCAACGCCGGCTCCGGGCTTCGTCCAGCCCCCCCGGGATCCCGTCGAAGCGGGTTTGGTCGACGTCCAGAAGGTGCGCGAACTCGTGGATCCCCACGTGGTAGCCGTCGCTGGGGTCTTCGAAGCTCTCCTTGAGGGCGGGGACGGAGAGGATGACCGTTCCCCAGGGGTGGGTCTGGCCGGCCAAGTCGTCTTTCCCGAAGGTGTAGTCGCGATCGAAGTCCTGCGGATAGAGAAGGACCTCCGCGAGCTGGTCCCATTCGTAATCCGGCCAGCCCACGCTCAGGGTGACGGCGGAGGAGCCCACCAGCAGCCGCAGTTCCTCGGTGACGGCGACCTCGATTC is a genomic window of Vicinamibacteria bacterium containing:
- a CDS encoding S9 family peptidase, producing MRVRLFLTLTLTASTVAASDPKPMTVDDLWAVRRVGAPVLSPDGRFVAYTVTGYDMEEDRGNADIWISPLAGGPARQLTTNRASDTSPAWSPDGTRIVFVSRREGDGAKQLYVIRVDGGEAERATDMPLSVSDPKWLPDGKRIAFVSPVIAGAEAPEATKKALAARDKSKVRAHVTDNRLYRFWDRWLTEGEYPHVFVLDLETRKVTDLLPGSKRYFELMDGSGAFDVSPDGSTIVFSANRTPEPYPTLDYDIFSVPAGGGEVKDLTPTNPGDDVRPVFSPDGKRVAYGLQRRGDGWPDYTRLAVLDMTTGKTTVLTEGWENSVADWAWTADGENLVFHAEVRARANLYRIPARGGSPQEVHHGGTTSGAAPTRDRQVVFSETTLSRPPELAVVGLDGSRFRSLTTLNDALLARMSLGRVEEVTFAGANRDEVQMFLVYPPGYEPGRKYPLLQLIHGGPVGTFGDAFHLRWNAHAFAAPGYMVALVNFHGSSSFGQPFVESILGAHPDKPFTDVMMATDFLIARGQVDPDRMAAAGGSYGGFLVNWIAGHTDRFQALVSHAGVYSLLGQSASDTSYGRQHSYGGYPFTDLANVERWSPNRFAAAFRTPMLITHGERDFRVPVTQGLELYGVLTAKGVPARLVVYPDENHWVLKGQNSRHWYGEVLAWLAHYLK
- a CDS encoding zinc-dependent peptidase, which encodes MRIDRPPERTFVRVVGGVVVLAAAGLGAAAGGTTAALAGGVLGLAAALVLAHAGRRRERRRRDLLHRPFPGPWREILRTRYDHYCRLPEDWRARFEDDLRIFLAEKRITGIEVAVTEELRLLVGSSAVTLSVGWPDYEWDQLAEVLLYPQDFDRDYTFGKDDLAGQTHPWGTVILSVPALKESFEDPSDGYHVGIHEFAHLLDVDQTRFDGIPGGLDEARSRRWLQIREKEMERLRRGKSALDPYGAHDPVEFLAVAVEAFFETPLALRDRHRELYAMLCSYFGQDPAAWDDARGFLE
- a CDS encoding RluA family pseudouridine synthase produces the protein MRLDVALILRYPGLSRRRAREAIEKGQVSLAGQIVRAAGHRVEEAAAIHWDPNRRALPRARLSLPLLYADEALLVVDKPAGLLTVPTAPGAEGEDTVFARVRDYVRHLRPRRPYVGVVHRIDRDTSGAVAFALSPVVREALRVLFRAHRIERRYLALVAGRPPADLGVVDLPLHHAYEGGKRRVARAGEPSRPALTRWAVTERFPGAALLEVELETGRQHQIRVHLAHVGLPILGDPVYGGGAASAPVAVPRQMLHARLLAFDHPLGGAPVRAESAPPADFQKAVLALRRAARRAERTSPK